From a region of the Seleniivibrio woodruffii genome:
- a CDS encoding LptF/LptG family permease, translated as MGKFDRYIMALFLKYTVVVQIVVAVISLLANAAMHTDLVDKYQVTLWQVIVYDFMKVPYLLYTTMPMSIVISTMLVMLTLIKNNELVAFVSLGGKIRDLIMPFFYSGIVVSLLLILMANTINPKVMYMREKYAAEIIYKKEIDVRPSLTNIWMKLKGNRFIHITALDPEKMEFHYVTEYTLNDKLQVESIETYNSAKRAGDKWKLFNQKKYDMMEVPKKTYDVRNITTTKEIFDELSTMPFLKPQYVSIGDIYKVAEVMKNQKVNTSKYMMQIYKIFAHAISVLVIILVIFPLCVDFNRNHSYIKVAAKSLLVGFAFWMTVASCASLGKNGVLSPFMSSFVPIILFSAVAVYIVYRREHAM; from the coding sequence ATGGGAAAATTTGACAGATACATCATGGCTTTATTCCTGAAATATACAGTTGTGGTTCAGATTGTTGTTGCGGTTATTTCTCTGCTGGCCAATGCCGCAATGCACACCGACCTCGTGGATAAATATCAGGTAACTCTCTGGCAGGTAATAGTTTATGACTTTATGAAAGTCCCATACCTGCTCTACACCACAATGCCAATGTCCATAGTCATCTCCACCATGCTGGTGATGCTGACCCTCATAAAAAACAATGAACTGGTGGCATTCGTATCGCTGGGCGGCAAGATAAGAGACCTTATAATGCCCTTCTTCTATTCCGGCATAGTCGTCTCCCTTCTGCTTATCCTCATGGCTAACACCATAAACCCCAAAGTCATGTATATGCGTGAGAAATACGCCGCAGAAATAATTTACAAGAAAGAGATAGACGTGCGCCCCTCGCTCACCAACATCTGGATGAAGCTGAAAGGCAACCGTTTCATACACATAACCGCCCTCGACCCTGAAAAAATGGAATTTCACTACGTCACCGAATATACCCTGAACGATAAACTTCAGGTTGAATCCATAGAAACCTACAACTCCGCAAAGCGTGCCGGAGACAAATGGAAGCTATTTAACCAGAAGAAGTACGACATGATGGAAGTTCCCAAAAAAACCTATGACGTCAGAAACATAACCACCACTAAAGAGATTTTTGACGAACTCTCGACAATGCCCTTCCTGAAACCTCAGTACGTCTCCATAGGCGATATCTACAAAGTGGCAGAGGTAATGAAAAATCAGAAGGTCAACACATCCAAATATATGATGCAGATATATAAAATTTTCGCACATGCCATCAGTGTTCTCGTTATCATCCTCGTAATATTCCCGCTGTGCGTCGACTTCAACCGTAACCACTCTTACATAAAAGTTGCGGCAAAATCCCTTCTGGTGGGCTTTGCATTCTGGATGACCGTTGCGTCCTGTGCTTCGCTGGGTAAAAACGGCGTACTCAGCCCCTTTATGTCCAGCTTCGTTCCCATCATCCTGTTCTCGGCAGTGGCGGTTTATATCGTTTACCGTCGTGAGCATGCAATGTAG
- a CDS encoding HAD family hydrolase — translation MKNIIVYDCDGVLFDSTAAVKGYYDFLFGKYGIPKIDWENPSLVSLAMMGTNEGIIRNFVTDEKLIGEMLEFATNMNFKLFIDLMKPNPNIHDTLEKLQSSGRSLAVFTNRGISLSYLLTHFGMGNFFSYTVTCMDVAKPKPNPEGLYKIMDYFGTEKDALLFIGDSMTDYLAAKAADVHFLAYENRLEDSILIKDHTEVFDYLCVSSFSA, via the coding sequence ATGAAAAATATTATTGTTTACGACTGCGACGGGGTACTCTTCGACAGCACAGCCGCCGTCAAAGGCTATTATGATTTCCTTTTCGGAAAATACGGAATACCGAAGATAGACTGGGAAAACCCTTCCCTTGTCAGTCTTGCCATGATGGGCACAAACGAAGGCATCATCAGAAACTTCGTCACAGACGAAAAGCTGATAGGCGAGATGCTGGAGTTTGCCACGAACATGAACTTCAAACTGTTCATAGATCTTATGAAACCAAACCCTAACATTCATGATACCCTCGAAAAGCTTCAGTCTTCCGGCCGCAGCCTCGCTGTTTTCACAAACAGAGGCATATCGCTTTCATACCTTTTAACACATTTCGGCATGGGAAATTTTTTCTCCTATACCGTCACATGCATGGATGTAGCAAAACCGAAGCCAAACCCCGAAGGGCTTTACAAGATTATGGATTATTTCGGAACGGAAAAAGATGCTCTGCTGTTCATTGGCGACTCAATGACAGACTATCTGGCAGCAAAAGCAGCGGATGTCCATTTTCTGGCATATGAGAACAGGCTTGAAGACAGTATACTCATAAAGGATCATACAGAGGTTTTCGACTATCTCTGCGTAAGCTCTTTCAGCGCCTGA
- the fliS gene encoding flagellar export chaperone FliS: protein MQSPYKNYIKQEVEGATKGKLVLLLYDGAIKFMRVAVKAIDEKNVQEAHNNIMKAQNIIYELMSTLNMDAGDISQNLLRLYDFMVWQLIEANKDKNKEKVESVIKLMSNLREAWREVIQKEEGAAAKPEQNTTEVRSVNFAG from the coding sequence ATGCAAAGCCCTTACAAAAACTACATCAAGCAGGAAGTTGAAGGCGCTACCAAAGGAAAACTGGTTCTTCTGCTCTATGACGGCGCAATCAAGTTTATGCGTGTTGCTGTTAAGGCTATCGATGAAAAAAATGTGCAGGAAGCGCACAATAATATAATGAAAGCTCAGAACATAATTTATGAGCTGATGTCTACTCTGAACATGGATGCAGGCGATATTTCACAGAACCTTCTTCGTCTTTACGACTTCATGGTGTGGCAGCTTATCGAAGCAAATAAAGACAAAAACAAAGAAAAGGTTGAAAGTGTGATAAAACTGATGTCTAATCTAAGAGAGGCATGGCGCGAGGTTATCCAGAAAGAAGAGGGTGCCGCCGCCAAACCCGAACAGAACACCACAGAGGTAAGATCGGTAAATTTTGCCGGATAA
- a CDS encoding LptF/LptG family permease codes for MKLKLIHKYILKELLPVFFLGNIFFVLLLLLDKLVDLSDLFFTKSVPGWLIIQTVIYYLPSFFVITIPTSALLAVMFVFGRMSSESEIVAMRSFGAGRRFFLLPAMIFAIGVFIIGVLMSSYFMPKGSFLAAENVLKMAKLVSIKDIKEKELYEELKGYVFYAEKKISTTEYERLMIIDKEKNSVITAESAKIIPTGSAGLLLELTDGRIATIREDNLHSTINFKTFSINAPLADASRVTIKTERLMPLNELIANFGEDPIFKFEFSKRFSMPFAAIIMCIFGMSIGMFFHRSGKAMAIPSTVLIVVLYNTMFLVAQNIALSGQIDPFFAAWVPNVVFGVISIYAYERVL; via the coding sequence GTGAAACTCAAGCTGATTCATAAATACATTCTGAAAGAACTGCTCCCCGTTTTCTTTCTGGGCAACATATTTTTCGTTCTCCTGCTCCTTCTGGACAAACTTGTTGATCTTTCAGACCTTTTTTTCACAAAAAGCGTCCCCGGATGGCTCATAATCCAGACGGTGATATACTATCTCCCTTCGTTTTTCGTAATAACCATACCCACTTCGGCTCTGCTGGCCGTTATGTTCGTTTTCGGCAGAATGTCGTCTGAAAGCGAGATCGTAGCCATGCGCTCCTTTGGTGCGGGCAGACGTTTTTTCCTTCTTCCTGCAATGATATTCGCCATCGGAGTGTTCATCATCGGCGTTCTGATGAGTTCATATTTCATGCCTAAGGGGAGTTTTCTGGCGGCAGAGAACGTGCTTAAAATGGCTAAGCTCGTGTCCATTAAAGACATAAAAGAAAAAGAGCTTTATGAAGAACTTAAAGGCTATGTATTCTATGCCGAGAAGAAGATAAGCACCACTGAGTACGAAAGGCTCATGATAATCGATAAGGAAAAGAACTCTGTCATAACGGCTGAATCCGCAAAAATAATCCCCACAGGGTCCGCAGGTCTTCTGCTGGAGCTTACAGACGGCAGAATAGCCACCATCCGTGAGGACAACCTGCACTCAACAATAAATTTTAAAACTTTCAGCATAAACGCTCCTCTGGCGGACGCTTCCAGAGTAACCATCAAAACAGAAAGGCTGATGCCGCTCAATGAGCTGATAGCCAACTTCGGCGAAGACCCCATATTCAAATTCGAGTTTTCAAAAAGGTTTTCAATGCCCTTTGCGGCAATCATAATGTGCATATTCGGAATGAGCATCGGAATGTTCTTCCACAGAAGCGGAAAGGCCATGGCCATCCCATCCACAGTGCTGATAGTGGTTCTTTACAACACAATGTTCCTCGTCGCACAGAACATTGCACTCAGCGGACAGATCGATCCTTTCTTCGCCGCATGGGTTCCCAACGTTGTTTTCGGGGTTATCAGCATCTACGCCTATGAGAGAGTGCTTTAA
- a CDS encoding DUF4405 domain-containing protein, whose product MKKYRSSVSIIVFALFAVSAVTGFVIYFMPHPKGPRPEVVDAVRTVSFGLVMKKTHEYVSMVMAGAALFHIYLNWNSLKSYIFSAKK is encoded by the coding sequence ATGAAAAAATATAGATCTTCTGTTTCAATTATTGTGTTTGCACTGTTTGCTGTTTCTGCGGTCACAGGTTTTGTGATCTACTTTATGCCCCATCCGAAAGGTCCCAGACCGGAGGTTGTTGATGCTGTCAGGACTGTCAGCTTCGGGCTTGTTATGAAAAAGACCCACGAGTACGTATCAATGGTGATGGCGGGTGCGGCTCTTTTTCATATTTATCTTAACTGGAATTCTCTGAAGAGTTATATTTTCAGTGCAAAGAAATAA
- the proC gene encoding pyrroline-5-carboxylate reductase has product MTGLKIGFIGAGNMAEAMIKGILASGIKAELAVSDSSVERLEVIRTVYGVEAVSKDNKRVSDFADIIFLAVKPQILSVVLRQLKGRVRDKLIVSIAAGKTIEYIESILGDEIRIVRVMPNTPALVLSGATAVCGGKSALDEDLETVRSLFSSVGSCVIVEEEKMDVVTGLSGSGPAYVYQFIEALSDAGVKMGLTRADATLLAAQTVLGAARMVIDTGIHPAQLKDNVTSPGGTAICGLHELEKGGMRAAVINAVEAATEKSKELGRKK; this is encoded by the coding sequence ATGACGGGACTTAAGATTGGATTCATCGGAGCGGGCAACATGGCCGAGGCGATGATAAAAGGAATACTCGCATCCGGAATAAAGGCCGAGCTTGCCGTCAGCGACTCCAGCGTGGAGAGGCTGGAGGTCATCCGCACGGTTTACGGTGTTGAAGCGGTCAGCAAGGACAACAAAAGAGTGTCCGATTTTGCGGATATAATTTTTCTGGCTGTAAAACCCCAGATACTTTCGGTAGTTCTGCGCCAGCTCAAGGGCAGGGTGCGTGACAAGCTCATCGTGTCCATCGCTGCGGGAAAAACCATTGAATACATCGAGAGCATTCTCGGCGACGAAATCCGTATTGTCCGTGTTATGCCGAACACACCTGCGCTGGTTTTGAGCGGTGCTACGGCTGTATGCGGCGGGAAATCGGCTCTGGACGAAGATCTTGAGACGGTCAGATCACTTTTCAGCTCGGTGGGAAGCTGTGTCATTGTTGAAGAAGAGAAGATGGATGTGGTTACAGGTCTTTCCGGCAGCGGACCCGCATACGTTTATCAGTTCATAGAGGCTCTCAGCGATGCAGGGGTTAAAATGGGGCTTACAAGGGCGGATGCAACTCTCCTTGCGGCTCAGACAGTTCTTGGTGCGGCCAGAATGGTTATCGATACCGGAATCCACCCCGCACAGCTTAAAGACAACGTGACATCTCCCGGCGGAACGGCCATCTGCGGTCTCCATGAGCTTGAGAAGGGCGGAATGCGTGCGGCGGTGATAAACGCTGTTGAGGCGGCCACTGAAAAATCAAAGGAACTGGGCAGAAAAAAATAA
- a CDS encoding integration host factor subunit beta, with translation MTKSELIEVIATLNPELTKKQIEFIVNGVFQNIKDALKAGDKVEIRGFGSFKIREKNSKLGRNPKTGDKVEVPSKNVPYFKPGKEIKELLIDAE, from the coding sequence ATGACTAAATCAGAACTGATCGAAGTAATTGCTACACTGAACCCCGAACTGACAAAAAAGCAGATCGAATTCATCGTTAACGGTGTTTTTCAGAACATCAAAGACGCTCTGAAAGCAGGCGACAAAGTTGAAATCCGTGGTTTCGGCAGTTTCAAAATCAGAGAGAAAAACTCTAAGCTCGGCCGCAACCCCAAAACCGGAGACAAAGTGGAAGTACCTTCCAAGAACGTACCCTACTTCAAGCCCGGAAAAGAGATTAAAGAACTTCTGATCGACGCCGAATAA
- a CDS encoding phage holin family protein — protein MSTMHKLQYILYRICVNVIGIGFTSLIMEKVNVQSYTALISAALILTFFQAFLRPLLFFLTLPFQILSLGIGYMVINSLLLLLTANFIDGLQVGGFWTAFLGAIVISLVNLIFDGFSSRSSVKVFYHKGN, from the coding sequence ATGTCCACTATGCATAAGCTACAGTATATCCTTTACAGAATATGTGTCAACGTTATTGGAATCGGGTTCACCTCGCTCATAATGGAGAAGGTGAACGTCCAGTCTTACACTGCTCTGATATCGGCGGCGCTCATTCTGACGTTCTTTCAGGCGTTTCTGCGCCCTCTGCTGTTTTTTCTGACCCTGCCCTTCCAGATTCTCAGCCTCGGCATAGGCTACATGGTCATAAACTCCCTGCTCCTTCTGCTCACTGCAAATTTCATTGACGGACTTCAGGTGGGCGGCTTCTGGACAGCTTTTCTGGGGGCGATAGTCATCAGTCTGGTGAACCTGATCTTCGACGGGTTCTCCTCCCGTTCGTCCGTAAAAGTTTTTTACCACAAAGGCAATTGA
- the fliD gene encoding flagellar filament capping protein FliD has translation MAGIQIGGIMSGLDTNALVEQMTKQANVSVDRLKGQLSYKEVEFGVYSSVNDMMTDMSGSLLSLKLESTYLTKKVNSTNSAVATATATTDASIGSHSIKVNKLAKNSEAVSSYTKVGIVTAGANVTKITGNATESLEGKHTVTVSVTGASKYLSTDVFEVQNVGSVKKQAGSTFSNVDANGNLTADVSGQLTFAYTDSDGNAQSVTINGTFGTTGQDINTVSTNIQDTLNTALNSAMGTNNVQYAAFRADFNSTGSTWNFSMYETTIANHNITFSGTDAGTLRNEIGFSESTSPSVSTSTKINKYHLANTASDLQNKLASSTAGLIPGATITQSATITTGTFVFAQDASLKVSAATYSTYVSDTVTAGTLNLTAVGLNNAGFSVAANSTLNGSFTINGVSITISDYTKLSVNDLLGMINSSGAGVTASYDSTSKKITLQSNTSGAQSITFGDYTDTSSIFKLLKLDTTSNTTYTKGSTAGNISTTSPLTGAGLTTYPYSGTFTINGVSIYVDATKDTIQTVLDKVNKSGAGVTMTYDTSSDKVLLKSNSVNPITVGAATDTSNILAAFNLTNNATTTKTIGQEGTRAAFVVNGTTYVRDTNVISDVISGVTFTLNSESNETTTIDISVDPSKGVKAFASFIQNYNKLMDKLNVPEKDDNEDDYTTYLADSDKESMSESDVADYQEKYELYNGYDVVRRSSELRYLKTNIRTSFFEERSGINSKINDMSDLGIKVAGAGDLTKEVYGYMVTISTDYDEIVAALEENSTFMNALQNNPKDVYTFFSNSSDLDVDDATSAKEAAAMQKTIKNETGWARYFDTYVLKTYTDSISGIIGNKLGTNGTLMSFMNNLDTKISNQEDRVQQQLERYWAQFTAMEKAIANAQSQSSALGSVTSSK, from the coding sequence ATGGCTGGAATTCAGATAGGCGGTATTATGTCCGGTCTGGACACCAATGCGCTCGTTGAACAGATGACAAAACAGGCAAACGTATCTGTGGACAGGCTGAAAGGACAGTTATCATATAAAGAGGTTGAGTTTGGGGTTTATTCGTCGGTCAATGACATGATGACGGATATGTCCGGCAGTCTGCTTTCGCTGAAACTGGAATCAACGTATCTCACCAAAAAAGTTAACTCCACCAACAGTGCCGTAGCGACGGCAACAGCGACAACGGATGCGAGCATCGGTTCCCACTCCATAAAAGTGAACAAGCTGGCCAAAAACTCGGAAGCTGTAAGCTCATATACCAAAGTGGGCATAGTTACAGCGGGAGCTAACGTCACCAAGATAACCGGAAACGCCACTGAATCCCTTGAAGGCAAGCACACGGTGACCGTTTCAGTTACAGGAGCCAGTAAATATCTTTCCACAGATGTTTTCGAGGTTCAGAACGTCGGTTCTGTGAAAAAACAGGCAGGTTCCACCTTTTCAAACGTTGATGCCAACGGAAATCTCACTGCTGATGTTTCGGGACAGCTTACTTTTGCATATACTGATTCCGACGGCAACGCCCAGTCGGTGACCATCAACGGAACTTTCGGCACCACAGGGCAGGATATAAATACTGTTTCCACCAATATTCAGGATACCCTGAACACAGCGCTGAATTCTGCCATGGGAACAAACAACGTTCAGTATGCGGCTTTCAGGGCGGATTTTAACAGTACAGGAAGCACATGGAACTTCTCCATGTACGAAACTACCATCGCAAACCACAACATAACGTTCAGCGGAACTGACGCAGGTACACTTCGCAACGAGATAGGCTTCTCCGAGAGCACCAGCCCGTCAGTGTCCACATCCACAAAGATAAACAAATATCATCTGGCAAACACCGCCTCTGATCTTCAGAACAAGCTGGCAAGCTCCACAGCGGGGCTTATTCCGGGGGCGACCATAACCCAGTCGGCAACCATTACCACCGGAACCTTTGTTTTCGCACAGGATGCCTCGCTGAAAGTTTCTGCTGCAACCTATTCGACCTACGTTTCTGACACCGTTACTGCGGGAACACTGAACCTGACGGCTGTCGGTCTTAACAATGCCGGATTTTCAGTTGCGGCCAACTCAACTCTCAACGGATCATTCACAATCAACGGTGTATCCATAACCATCAGCGACTACACAAAATTAAGCGTTAACGACCTTCTGGGTATGATAAACTCATCCGGAGCCGGAGTCACAGCATCATACGACTCCACATCCAAGAAAATCACTCTTCAGTCCAACACAAGCGGTGCACAGTCAATAACATTCGGCGACTACACCGACACCAGCAGTATATTTAAACTGCTGAAACTGGATACCACCAGCAACACTACATATACGAAAGGCTCCACGGCGGGGAACATAAGTACTACTTCGCCCCTCACAGGAGCAGGGCTTACGACCTATCCATATTCGGGCACGTTCACCATAAACGGGGTGTCTATATATGTTGATGCCACAAAGGATACCATTCAGACAGTGCTGGATAAGGTGAATAAATCCGGTGCTGGTGTAACAATGACCTATGACACCTCTTCGGATAAGGTTCTGCTGAAATCAAACTCTGTGAATCCCATAACCGTCGGTGCTGCAACTGACACCAGCAACATACTTGCGGCCTTTAACCTGACGAACAATGCCACAACTACAAAAACAATAGGGCAGGAGGGCACAAGAGCCGCATTTGTTGTCAACGGCACAACATATGTGCGTGATACCAACGTGATAAGCGATGTTATCAGCGGCGTGACCTTCACCCTCAACTCCGAGAGCAACGAGACCACAACAATAGATATCTCGGTCGACCCTTCGAAAGGCGTAAAGGCGTTTGCAAGTTTTATCCAGAACTACAACAAACTTATGGATAAGCTGAACGTTCCGGAAAAGGACGATAATGAGGATGACTACACCACGTATCTTGCGGATTCTGACAAGGAGAGCATGAGCGAAAGCGACGTAGCCGACTATCAGGAGAAGTATGAGCTTTATAACGGCTATGACGTGGTCAGACGAAGCTCGGAACTCAGATATCTTAAAACCAATATCCGAACCTCATTTTTTGAGGAGCGTTCAGGCATAAACTCCAAAATAAACGATATGTCTGATCTTGGAATAAAGGTTGCGGGTGCCGGAGACCTCACAAAAGAGGTGTACGGATACATGGTGACAATTTCTACTGATTATGACGAAATTGTTGCCGCACTTGAAGAAAACTCAACTTTTATGAATGCACTGCAAAATAATCCTAAAGATGTTTATACATTTTTTTCGAATTCATCCGATTTAGATGTAGATGACGCTACGAGTGCGAAAGAAGCGGCTGCCATGCAAAAGACCATAAAGAACGAAACCGGCTGGGCCAGATACTTCGATACCTACGTCTTAAAGACCTATACTGACAGTATCAGCGGTATCATCGGAAACAAACTGGGCACAAACGGAACGCTTATGTCTTTCATGAACAACCTGGATACCAAGATCAGTAATCAGGAAGACAGGGTTCAGCAGCAGCTCGAAAGATATTGGGCTCAGTTCACCGCTATGGAAAAGGCAATAGCGAATGCACAGTCCCAGTCTTCGGCTCTGGGCAGCGTCACATCATCAAAATAG
- a CDS encoding DUF1820 family protein has protein sequence MNKKLYKIVFIDEDKKVQTIHASYLNPSSFLGLIEISDIVFIGQSDIIISPDDGKLKETFKNVERSYIPLNYIVRIDEVTMKKETPVIRLYSETQADS, from the coding sequence ATGAACAAAAAACTCTATAAGATCGTCTTTATTGATGAAGATAAAAAAGTGCAGACAATTCACGCAAGCTATCTGAACCCGTCATCTTTTCTGGGGCTGATAGAGATTTCAGACATTGTTTTCATCGGCCAGTCTGATATAATCATATCACCGGACGACGGCAAGCTGAAAGAAACCTTCAAAAACGTTGAGCGATCATACATTCCGCTGAACTATATTGTCCGCATCGACGAAGTGACCATGAAAAAAGAAACACCCGTTATAAGGCTGTACAGTGAAACTCAAGCTGATTCATAA
- the leuB gene encoding 3-isopropylmalate dehydrogenase, with translation MAKIAVLPGDGIGPEVMQQAIKVLNKVSEKYNKTFEFTFADIGGIAIDNHGTPLPESTLRLCEQSEAILFGSVGGPKWENLPPAQQPERGALLPLRKHFGLFCNIRPVKIFPSLIDASSLKNELIPEGLDIAFFRELTGGIYFGQPKEINAERTMALDTMLYTKPEVERIAKLAFEAARLRNKKVTSVDKANVLMSSILWRETVTEVHKNYPDVELNHMYVDNAAMQLVRWPSQFDVVVTENMFGDILSDEAAMLTGSLGMLPSASINESNFGLYEPIGGTAPDIAGQNIANPIAQIMSAALMLRYSLAMDAAATDIENAIQKVLDEGFRTGDIFNKNQTGQTLVKTDQMGDLIAERI, from the coding sequence ATGGCGAAAATAGCAGTTTTGCCGGGCGACGGCATAGGCCCCGAGGTTATGCAGCAGGCCATTAAAGTCCTGAACAAAGTATCTGAGAAATATAACAAAACTTTCGAATTCACCTTTGCCGATATCGGCGGCATTGCAATAGATAACCACGGAACACCCCTGCCCGAGTCCACCCTGAGACTCTGCGAGCAGTCCGAAGCCATTCTCTTCGGTTCTGTGGGCGGTCCCAAATGGGAAAACCTCCCCCCCGCTCAGCAGCCCGAAAGAGGAGCACTGCTCCCTCTGCGCAAGCATTTCGGTCTGTTCTGCAACATCAGACCCGTAAAAATATTCCCCTCACTCATAGATGCAAGCTCACTTAAGAACGAGCTTATCCCCGAGGGACTCGACATAGCTTTCTTCCGTGAGCTCACAGGCGGGATCTACTTCGGTCAGCCCAAAGAAATAAACGCTGAGCGCACTATGGCTCTGGACACCATGCTTTATACAAAGCCTGAGGTCGAGCGCATTGCAAAGCTCGCTTTTGAAGCCGCCAGACTGCGCAACAAGAAAGTTACCAGCGTTGACAAGGCGAACGTACTTATGTCTTCCATCCTTTGGAGAGAGACCGTTACAGAGGTTCACAAGAACTATCCCGACGTAGAGCTGAACCACATGTACGTTGACAACGCCGCAATGCAGCTTGTTCGCTGGCCTTCACAGTTCGATGTCGTTGTGACAGAGAACATGTTCGGCGACATCCTCTCCGATGAGGCCGCAATGCTGACAGGCTCACTGGGCATGCTCCCCTCCGCCTCCATAAACGAGTCGAACTTCGGACTCTACGAACCCATCGGCGGAACAGCTCCCGACATCGCAGGTCAGAACATAGCAAACCCCATAGCGCAGATTATGTCTGCGGCTCTTATGCTCCGCTATTCTCTTGCCATGGATGCTGCGGCAACCGACATTGAGAACGCCATTCAGAAAGTTCTGGACGAAGGTTTCAGAACCGGCGACATCTTCAACAAAAATCAGACTGGTCAGACACTGGTTAAAACAGACCAGATGGGCGACCTGATAGCTGAAAGGATATAA
- a CDS encoding PHP domain-containing protein, whose product MIDLHCHSTYSDGTFSPSKLLEYAEKRGVEVLALTDHDTVDGLHDFFSHVTSVERVAGTELSIDYDSGTFHVVGLFLDYKEKRLNETLDFLKNARRTRNEKIVAAVSGLLGRKVTLEDVSDGNEGELGRPHIAKYLIKCKVVSTMQEAFDKYLAKGQPLYVDKARLGFDEAAEIIHGAGGIAVLAHPASLRLSDEELVPFLGDLKERGLDAIEVFCSEIKPDRWPFYHGIAEKLGLGVSGGSDFHGDNKLKIALGTGPDTLNTPYSVYQALKELTQR is encoded by the coding sequence ATGATAGATCTGCATTGCCACTCAACCTATTCGGACGGTACGTTTTCTCCTTCGAAACTGCTTGAATACGCTGAAAAAAGAGGGGTTGAGGTGCTTGCGCTGACCGACCACGACACTGTTGACGGGCTTCACGATTTTTTCTCCCATGTAACGTCTGTGGAGAGAGTGGCGGGAACGGAGCTGAGTATAGATTACGACAGCGGAACCTTTCATGTTGTGGGTCTGTTTCTGGATTATAAGGAGAAAAGGCTGAACGAAACGCTGGATTTTCTGAAAAATGCCCGCAGAACCCGCAATGAGAAGATAGTTGCCGCTGTAAGCGGACTTTTGGGACGCAAAGTGACCCTTGAGGACGTTTCCGACGGAAACGAAGGGGAACTGGGCAGGCCGCACATTGCAAAGTATCTGATAAAGTGTAAGGTTGTCTCAACGATGCAGGAGGCGTTCGATAAATATCTGGCGAAGGGCCAGCCGCTGTATGTTGATAAGGCCAGACTGGGTTTTGATGAGGCGGCAGAGATCATCCACGGAGCAGGTGGAATAGCTGTTCTGGCACATCCGGCAAGTCTGCGCCTCAGCGATGAGGAGCTTGTTCCTTTCCTTGGGGATCTTAAAGAGAGAGGGCTTGACGCCATAGAGGTTTTCTGTTCGGAGATAAAACCCGACAGATGGCCATTCTATCATGGAATTGCTGAAAAGCTGGGGCTGGGTGTTTCAGGCGGCAGTGATTTTCATGGTGACAATAAGCTGAAAATAGCTCTGGGCACAGGGCCTGACACGCTTAATACCCCATATTCCGTATATCAGGCGCTGAAAGAGCTTACGCAGAGATAG